In Oryza brachyantha chromosome 2, ObraRS2, whole genome shotgun sequence, a single window of DNA contains:
- the LOC107303675 gene encoding uncharacterized protein LOC107303675: protein MPLGFKRGVAEVRAWDAAAPHPDAAGSSGVGGGGAPPPPPPSSSPLAYPSLWPSLPGHLPCAGQEEAGIEWTFDPCLHKYWNATHGKFRCQVPRQQQQNMLSNTHGDRAVFKLQKSFFENFILCNITGRSKHHALPKFNLYAEDESRDIMVTSRGSEISLVSSGFGRRQTLVLSHQQVQIECDGHTVASPICRFVLSFLQHVKSASELLRSWMRFIKLFALKLFYCWMAPAIKRFLPMLTRLSWFSIMGDPMLQTEEFMHACCVHCVH from the exons ATGCCGCTCGGGTTTAAGCGCGGGGTGGCAGAGGTTCGGGCAtgggacgccgccgccccccacCCCGACGCGGCGGGGagctccggcgtcggcggaggaggagcgccgccgccaccacctccatcGTCTTCGCCGCTGGCATATCCCTCCCTGTGGCCTTCGCTGCCGGGCCATCTGCCTTGTGCTGGTCAG GAGGAAGCTGGTATAGAGTGGACCTTTGATCCATGTCTTCACAAGTATTGGAATGCCACTCATGGCAAGTTCAGATGCCAG GTGccacggcagcagcagcagaacatGCTCTCAAACACCCATGGGGACAGGGCTGTATTTAAGTTACAAAAAAGCTTCTTCGAGAACTTCATATTGTGTAACATAACAGGACGGTCTAAACACCATGCCCTTCCAAAGTTCAATCTGTATGCTGAAGATGAGTCCAGGGACATCATGGTTACGTCAAGAG GTAGCGAAATTAGCCTTGTTAGCTCGGGCTTCGGAAGGAGACAAACCCTTGTGCTGTCTCATCAGCAAGTACAGATAGAGTGTGATGGCCATACAGTGGCAAGCCCTATTTGCCGATTTGTGTTGTCCTTCTTACAGCATGTGAAGTCTGCATCTGAACTACTGAGGAGTTGGATGAGATTCATCAAGCTGTTCGCTTTAAAG CTATTCTATTGTTGGATGGCTCCTGCTATCAAGCGATTCCTGCCCATGCTAACGAGGTTGAGTTGGTTTAGCATTATGGGCGACCCTATGCTACAGACTGAGGA ATTCATGCACGCTTGTTGCGTGCACTGTGTGCACTGA
- the LOC102708776 gene encoding uncharacterized protein LOC102708776 isoform X3 produces the protein MHPSRDSSLGFSPVGVSMNQASLHRRSTTGGQGEVCTDATGWSFPIPQVALGRTDAQANRSEGGFDHAGVGLMRHRVAPPTQFDGRMPDEPIEPELEGNDFVHYFTNLLVNDQESHDLPPPSHTSNDDVPRASKGSQKRTKNFRDDEDRLLVSAWLNIGMDPIQGSDQPLGAYWRRIHQYFHANKTFDSDRTQGPLMNRWGVIQHDVNLFCGCLSKIETRNQSGCSVDDKCMCNVQGRRY, from the exons ATGCACCCAAGCAGAGATTCGTCGTTGGGTTTCAGCCCTGTTGGAGTCAGCATGAACCAAGCATCGCTGCATCGTCGTTCTACGACTGGAGGTCAGGGAGAGGTATGCACTGATGCCACTGGATGGTCCTTTCCAATTCCTCAGGTTGCGCTAGGAAGGACAGATGCACAAGCCAATCGTTCAGAGGGAGGATTTGATCATGCCGGCGTCGGACTGATGCGCCATCGTGTGGCTCCTCCTACACAGTTCGATGGCCGGATGCCAGATGAACCTATTGAACCTGAACTAGAAGGCAATG ATTTTGTCCACTATTTCACAAACCTCCTAGTGAATGACCAAGAATCTCATGATCTCCCACCTCCTAGTCATACAAGTAATGATGATGTACCTAGAGCATCGAAAGGATCTCAGAAAAGAACTAAAAATTTCAGAGATGATGAGGACAGACTTCTTGTGTCAGCTTGGCTTAATATTGGCATGGATCCTATTCAAGGAAGTGATCAACCACTGGGGGCATATTGGAGAAGAATCCATCAATATTTTCATGCTAACAAGACATTCGATTCAGACCGTACACAGGGTCCATTAATGAACCGTTGGGGTGTCATCCAACATGATGTGAATCTTTTTTGTGGATGTCTGTCAAAGATTGAGACAAGAAACCAGAGTGGTTGTTCAGTTGATGACAAG TGCATGTGCAATGTTCAAGGCCGAAGATATTAA
- the LOC102708776 gene encoding uncharacterized protein LOC102708776 isoform X1: MHPSRDSSLGFSPVGVSMNQASLHRRSTTGGQGEVCTDATGWSFPIPQVALGRTDAQANRSEGGFDHAGVGLMRHRVAPPTQFDGRMPDEPIEPELEGNDFVHYFTNLLVNDQESHDLPPPSHTSNDDVPRASKGSQKRTKNFRDDEDRLLVSAWLNIGMDPIQGSDQPLGAYWRRIHQYFHANKTFDSDRTQGPLMNRWGVIQHDVNLFCGCLSKIETRNQSGCSVDDKVSLFVTNETMSCMFICDILVNAYFFCVCYLHIASACAMFKAEDIKNTNFAYMHCWKILKDMPKWIAWKNHRAATKIASNKKQKTVSNSSPASARMLKIQKML; this comes from the exons ATGCACCCAAGCAGAGATTCGTCGTTGGGTTTCAGCCCTGTTGGAGTCAGCATGAACCAAGCATCGCTGCATCGTCGTTCTACGACTGGAGGTCAGGGAGAGGTATGCACTGATGCCACTGGATGGTCCTTTCCAATTCCTCAGGTTGCGCTAGGAAGGACAGATGCACAAGCCAATCGTTCAGAGGGAGGATTTGATCATGCCGGCGTCGGACTGATGCGCCATCGTGTGGCTCCTCCTACACAGTTCGATGGCCGGATGCCAGATGAACCTATTGAACCTGAACTAGAAGGCAATG ATTTTGTCCACTATTTCACAAACCTCCTAGTGAATGACCAAGAATCTCATGATCTCCCACCTCCTAGTCATACAAGTAATGATGATGTACCTAGAGCATCGAAAGGATCTCAGAAAAGAACTAAAAATTTCAGAGATGATGAGGACAGACTTCTTGTGTCAGCTTGGCTTAATATTGGCATGGATCCTATTCAAGGAAGTGATCAACCACTGGGGGCATATTGGAGAAGAATCCATCAATATTTTCATGCTAACAAGACATTCGATTCAGACCGTACACAGGGTCCATTAATGAACCGTTGGGGTGTCATCCAACATGATGTGAATCTTTTTTGTGGATGTCTGTCAAAGATTGAGACAAGAAACCAGAGTGGTTGTTCAGTTGATGACAAGGTTAGTTTATTTGTTACAAATGAAACTATGTCATGTATGTTCATTTGTGACATCCTAGTgaatgcatattttttttgtgtgtgctaTCTACATATTGCAAGTGCATGTGCAATGTTCAAGGCCGAAGATATTAAGAACACGAATTTTGCCTACATGCATTGCTGGAAAATTCTAAAGGACATGCCCAAATGGATTGCATGGAAAAATCATCGAGCTGCTACAAAAATAGCAAGTAACAAGAAGCAGAAGACAGTGTCAAATTCATCTCCTGCTTCTGCCCGTATGctaaaaatacagaaaatgcTTTAG
- the LOC102708776 gene encoding uncharacterized protein LOC102708776 isoform X2 — MHPSRDSSLGFSPVGVSMNQASLHRRSTTGGQGEVCTDATGWSFPIPQVALGRTDAQANRSEGGFDHAGVGLMRHRVAPPTQFDGRMPDEPIEPELEGNDFVHYFTNLLVNDQESHDLPPPSHTSNDDVPRASKGSQKRTKNFRDDEDRLLVSAWLNIGMDPIQGSDQPLGAYWRRIHQYFHANKTFDSDRTQGPLMNRWGVIQHDVNLFCGCLSKIETRNQSGCSVDDKAPSYDLCTYHAMQSDKFSSSNAYNLWTQAYLENLYSLQLQVI; from the exons ATGCACCCAAGCAGAGATTCGTCGTTGGGTTTCAGCCCTGTTGGAGTCAGCATGAACCAAGCATCGCTGCATCGTCGTTCTACGACTGGAGGTCAGGGAGAGGTATGCACTGATGCCACTGGATGGTCCTTTCCAATTCCTCAGGTTGCGCTAGGAAGGACAGATGCACAAGCCAATCGTTCAGAGGGAGGATTTGATCATGCCGGCGTCGGACTGATGCGCCATCGTGTGGCTCCTCCTACACAGTTCGATGGCCGGATGCCAGATGAACCTATTGAACCTGAACTAGAAGGCAATG ATTTTGTCCACTATTTCACAAACCTCCTAGTGAATGACCAAGAATCTCATGATCTCCCACCTCCTAGTCATACAAGTAATGATGATGTACCTAGAGCATCGAAAGGATCTCAGAAAAGAACTAAAAATTTCAGAGATGATGAGGACAGACTTCTTGTGTCAGCTTGGCTTAATATTGGCATGGATCCTATTCAAGGAAGTGATCAACCACTGGGGGCATATTGGAGAAGAATCCATCAATATTTTCATGCTAACAAGACATTCGATTCAGACCGTACACAGGGTCCATTAATGAACCGTTGGGGTGTCATCCAACATGATGTGAATCTTTTTTGTGGATGTCTGTCAAAGATTGAGACAAGAAACCAGAGTGGTTGTTCAGTTGATGACAAG GCTCCTTCTTATGACCTTTGTACATACCATGCCATGCAGTCGGATAAATTTTCCAGCTCCAATGCATACAATCTATGGACCCAAGCATACTTGGAAAACCTCTACTCGCTCCAATTGCAAGTAATCTAG